From a single Miscanthus floridulus cultivar M001 chromosome 8, ASM1932011v1, whole genome shotgun sequence genomic region:
- the LOC136473598 gene encoding putative germin-like protein 2-2 → MAIRCVFLFISMLAMACCCAIASDPSLLQDFCVADKTSQVHVNGFACKDAKDVVAEHFFFSGLHMAGNTSNKQGSAVTAANVAQIPGLNTMGISMVRIDYAPKGQNPPHTHPRATEILVVLEGSLFVGFVTSNPNNTLISKVLNKGDIFVFPKGLVHFQYNYGMDNAVALAALSSQNPGVITIANTVFGSDPSISDDILAKAFQVNQDTVNWIQAQF, encoded by the exons ATGGCTATTCGTTGTGTCTTCCTGTTTATTTCTATGTTGGCTATGGCATGCTGCTGTGCCATCGCTTCAGATCCGAGCCTTCTCCAAGACTTCTGTGTTGCAGACAAGACGTCTCAAG TTCACGTTAATGGATTTGCCTGCAAAGATGCAAAAGATGTTGTTGCCGAGCACTTCTTCTTCTCCGGCCTTCACATGGCAGGCAACACCAGCAACAAACAGGGGTCCGCCGTGACAGCAGCCAATGTTGCACAGATCCCCGGGTTGAACACGATGGGGATCTCCATGGTCCGTATTGACTATGCTCCCAAAGGACAAAACCCGCCTCACACGCACCCTCGCGCCACCGAGATACTAGTTGTGCTTGAGGGATCGCTCTTCGTTGGCTTTGTGACCTCGAATCCAAACAACACACTCATCTCAAAGGTTCTCAACAAGGGTGATATTTTTGTGTTCCCAAAGGGCCTTGTCCACTTTCAGTATAACTATGGCATGGACAATGCTGTAGCTCTTGCCGCCTTGAGCAGCCAAAACCCTGGAGTAATCACTATTGCCAACACAGTATTTGGATCCGATCCATCAATATCAGATGATATCCTTGCCAAGGCCTTTCAGGTCAATCAAGACACGGTTAACTGGATTCAAGCTCAGTTCTAA